From the genome of Hymenobacter sp. PAMC 26628, one region includes:
- a CDS encoding MFS transporter, with amino-acid sequence MAPPASAPAVEKDNKRITNGWTFYDWANSVYPLVITSSIFPIYWGSITKAINPTDVVDFLGFRVPGSSLLTYAISFSFLLIALVSPFLTSLADYSGRKKLFLQIFCYLGALSCAGLYFFTKDNLTLSTFIFIAATVGFSGSIVFYNSYLPEISSEEKFDSLSARGFSMGYIGSVLLLVICLAIIQGPEIMGGPKGVALFGMSVGHATRLSFLLTGLWWVGFAQIPFFTLPPDAGRAADAPVSQDGWLLNGFRELGKVWDQLKQQPNLKRFLLAYFTYNMGVQTVMYVATIFGDKVLQLDSTSLIVTILLLQIVGILGAWLFAKLSERIGNTRALSWAVFIWMLICVAGYFVQKGWSFFALAAVIGLTMGAVQSLSRSTYSKIIPENTPNAAAYFSFFDVVEKIGIVLGTLSFGLIGQITGSMRNSILSLIVFFIFGLGFLLTLRGKKLRDTPATNPATFPGPPAASSIASTPSTLK; translated from the coding sequence ATGGCTCCCCCCGCATCCGCGCCGGCCGTTGAAAAAGATAACAAGCGCATCACCAACGGCTGGACGTTCTACGACTGGGCCAACTCGGTGTACCCGCTCGTCATCACCAGCTCCATTTTTCCCATTTACTGGGGGAGCATCACCAAGGCTATCAACCCCACCGATGTGGTTGATTTCCTGGGGTTCCGGGTGCCCGGCTCGTCGCTGCTGACCTACGCCATTTCGTTTTCTTTCCTGCTCATTGCGCTGGTCAGCCCGTTCCTCACGTCGCTGGCCGACTACTCGGGCCGCAAGAAGCTGTTCCTGCAAATTTTCTGCTACCTGGGGGCCCTCAGCTGCGCGGGGCTGTACTTTTTCACCAAAGACAACCTCACGCTCAGCACGTTTATCTTCATTGCGGCCACGGTGGGCTTCAGCGGCAGCATTGTGTTCTACAACTCGTACCTGCCCGAAATCAGCTCCGAGGAGAAGTTCGATTCGCTCTCCGCGCGGGGCTTTTCGATGGGTTACATCGGCTCGGTGCTGCTGCTGGTTATCTGCCTGGCCATCATCCAGGGCCCCGAAATTATGGGCGGGCCGAAAGGCGTGGCCTTATTTGGCATGAGCGTGGGCCACGCCACGCGGCTGAGCTTCCTGCTCACGGGCCTGTGGTGGGTGGGCTTTGCCCAGATTCCATTTTTCACGCTGCCGCCCGACGCCGGCCGCGCGGCCGATGCGCCCGTCTCGCAAGATGGCTGGCTGCTCAACGGCTTCCGCGAGCTGGGCAAGGTGTGGGACCAGCTCAAGCAGCAGCCCAACCTCAAGCGCTTCCTGCTGGCCTACTTCACCTACAACATGGGCGTGCAAACGGTGATGTACGTGGCCACCATCTTCGGCGACAAGGTATTGCAGCTTGACAGTACGTCGCTGATTGTGACCATCCTGCTGCTGCAAATCGTGGGCATTCTGGGGGCCTGGCTGTTTGCCAAGCTCTCGGAGCGCATCGGCAACACGCGGGCCCTGAGCTGGGCCGTGTTCATCTGGATGCTGATTTGCGTGGCCGGCTACTTCGTGCAGAAGGGGTGGAGCTTCTTCGCCCTGGCCGCCGTCATCGGCCTCACCATGGGCGCAGTCCAAAGCCTTTCGCGCAGCACGTACTCCAAAATTATCCCCGAAAACACGCCCAATGCGGCGGCCTACTTTAGCTTTTTCGACGTGGTGGAGAAGATAGGCATCGTCCTTGGTACGCTTTCGTTTGGCTTGATTGGGCAAATTACGGGCTCGATGCGCAACAGCATCTTGTCGCTCATCGTGTTCTTTATCTTCGGCTTGGGCTTTCTGCTAACGCTGCGCGGCAAGAAGCTGCGCGACACACCGGCCACTAACCCAGCCACGTTTCCGGGGCCCCCGGCCGCCTCGTCCATCGCCAGCACGCCCAGTACGTTGAAATAA
- a CDS encoding fumarylacetoacetate hydrolase family protein: MQLFRFGPRGHEQPGVRTAAGQRLDVSAFGEDYHEAFFATDGPARLAAWLGPHAAQCPAVPADARLGSCVARPSKIVCIGLNYRDHGAETGLGLPTEPVFFLKATSALCGPYDDVVLPRSAEKLDWEAELSFVIGKPASYVTEADALGHVAGYTILNDYSERAHQLERGGQWTKGKSADTFAPLGPYLTLPADVPDPENLRIWLTVNGEAKQEATTANLVFGLAKIISYVSEFMTLLPGDVISTGSPAGTGMGLHPPQYLRAGDVVALGIAGLGEQRQRVAAYPGQE; encoded by the coding sequence ATGCAATTATTCCGCTTCGGCCCGCGGGGGCACGAGCAGCCCGGCGTGCGCACCGCCGCCGGCCAGCGCCTCGACGTATCGGCGTTTGGCGAAGACTACCACGAGGCCTTCTTCGCCACCGACGGCCCGGCGCGCCTGGCCGCCTGGCTGGGGCCCCACGCCGCCCAGTGCCCCGCGGTGCCTGCCGATGCTCGCCTGGGCAGCTGCGTGGCCCGGCCGTCCAAAATCGTGTGCATCGGCCTGAACTACCGCGACCACGGCGCCGAAACCGGCCTGGGCCTGCCCACCGAGCCGGTGTTTTTCCTCAAAGCCACCTCAGCCTTGTGCGGCCCCTACGACGACGTAGTACTGCCCCGCAGCGCCGAAAAGCTCGACTGGGAAGCCGAGCTGTCGTTCGTCATCGGTAAGCCAGCGTCGTACGTAACGGAAGCCGACGCCCTGGGCCACGTGGCCGGCTACACCATTCTCAACGACTACAGCGAGCGGGCCCACCAGCTGGAGCGCGGCGGGCAGTGGACCAAGGGCAAAAGCGCTGACACCTTCGCGCCGCTGGGGCCCTACCTGACCCTGCCCGCCGACGTGCCCGACCCCGAAAACCTGCGCATCTGGCTCACCGTGAACGGCGAAGCCAAGCAGGAAGCTACCACCGCCAACTTGGTGTTCGGGCTGGCCAAAATCATCAGCTACGTCAGCGAGTTCATGACCTTACTGCCCGGCGACGTGATTTCCACCGGCAGCCCGGCCGGCACGGGCATGGGCCTGCACCCGCCGCAGTACCTGCGCGCCGGCGACGTGGTGGCGCTGGGCATTGCGGGCCTGGGCGAGCAGCGCCAGCGCGTGGCGGCGTACCCAGGCCAGGAGTAA
- the ald gene encoding alanine dehydrogenase has translation MIIGVPKEIKNNENRVGLTPAGVAELRKHGHTLLVQAGAGGGSGFDDAEYEQAGAQLLPTIADVYGQAEMIIKVKEPIAEEYPLIKENQLLFTYFHFASGEELTHAMIERKAICLAYETVELPNRALPLLIPMSEVAGRMAPQEGAKYLEKPLKGRGILLGGVPGVKPAHVLVLGAGIVGTQAAKVAAGLGAQVTIMDINLNRLRELDDFMPKNVVTQYSNEYNIREAIKTIDLVVGAVLIPGAKAPHLITRDMLKTMRPGTVLVDVAVDQGGCIETCRPTTHEDPTFIIDDVVHYCVANMPGAVPYTSTLALTNATLPYAVKLANLGWQAACRQDAALRLGLNVVHGEVVYKGVADAWGLPLVDVADVLEPVTA, from the coding sequence GCCGGCGGCGGCAGTGGCTTCGACGATGCCGAGTACGAGCAGGCGGGGGCGCAGTTGCTGCCCACCATCGCCGACGTGTACGGGCAGGCCGAGATGATCATCAAGGTGAAGGAGCCGATTGCCGAGGAGTACCCGCTCATCAAGGAAAACCAGCTGCTGTTCACCTACTTCCACTTCGCCAGCGGTGAGGAGCTGACCCACGCCATGATCGAGCGCAAGGCCATTTGCCTGGCCTACGAAACCGTGGAGCTGCCCAACCGGGCCCTGCCCCTGCTCATCCCGATGAGCGAGGTGGCCGGCCGCATGGCCCCCCAGGAAGGCGCCAAGTACCTGGAGAAACCCCTGAAAGGCCGCGGCATTCTGCTCGGCGGCGTGCCCGGCGTGAAGCCGGCGCACGTGCTGGTGCTCGGCGCGGGCATCGTGGGCACGCAGGCCGCTAAAGTGGCCGCGGGCCTGGGGGCCCAGGTTACCATCATGGACATCAACCTGAACCGCCTGCGCGAGCTCGACGACTTCATGCCCAAGAACGTGGTGACGCAGTACTCCAACGAGTACAACATCCGCGAAGCCATCAAAACCATCGACCTGGTGGTGGGCGCGGTGCTGATTCCGGGCGCCAAGGCCCCGCACCTCATCACGCGCGACATGCTGAAAACCATGCGCCCCGGCACCGTGCTCGTGGACGTGGCCGTGGACCAGGGCGGCTGCATCGAAACCTGCCGCCCCACCACCCACGAAGACCCGACCTTCATCATCGACGACGTGGTGCACTACTGCGTAGCCAACATGCCCGGCGCGGTGCCCTACACCTCCACCCTGGCCCTCACCAACGCCACGCTGCCCTACGCCGTGAAGCTGGCCAACCTGGGCTGGCAAGCCGCTTGCCGTCAAGACGCGGCCCTGCGCCTCGGCCTGAACGTGGTGCACGGCGAGGTCGTCTACAAAGGCGTGGCCGACGCCTGGGGCCTGCCCCTGGTGGACGTAGCCGACGTGCTGGAGCCGGTAACGGCGTAA
- a CDS encoding aldo/keto reductase produces the protein MKYNLLGNTGLKVSEICLGTMTFGTNGGRFAAITGVDQTGADAILKRSLDAGVNFIDTANVYTEGQSEEITGQAIRNLGVNRDDLVLATKVRGKMGEGPNDAGLTRKHIVAQAEASLKRLNTDYIDLYQIHSYDPLTPLDETLRALDDLVRSGKVRYIGASNVTAWQLMKALSISHYEHLERFASLQAYYTLAGRDLERELGPLLLDQKVGLMVWSPLAGGFLSGKYTRKNQKAEGRRGGNGFDFPPVNKDLAFDIIDQLQPMAEAKGSTVASLALAWLLHQPVVSTVIIGAKKMEQLEDNLKAVDVKFTPEELQQLAEVSKLAPEYPGWMVDFTSGDRKAE, from the coding sequence ATGAAATACAACCTCCTGGGCAATACCGGCCTGAAAGTATCGGAAATCTGCCTCGGCACTATGACGTTTGGCACCAACGGCGGCCGCTTTGCCGCCATCACTGGCGTGGACCAGACCGGGGCCGACGCCATCCTAAAACGCTCGCTCGACGCCGGCGTCAACTTCATCGACACGGCCAACGTGTACACCGAAGGCCAATCGGAGGAAATAACCGGCCAGGCCATCCGCAACCTGGGGGTGAACCGCGACGACCTGGTGCTGGCCACCAAGGTGCGCGGCAAAATGGGCGAGGGCCCCAACGACGCGGGCCTCACCCGCAAGCACATCGTGGCGCAGGCCGAGGCCAGCCTCAAGCGCCTGAACACCGACTACATCGACCTCTACCAAATCCACAGCTACGACCCGCTCACCCCCCTCGACGAAACCCTGCGGGCCCTCGACGACCTCGTGCGTAGCGGCAAGGTGCGCTACATTGGCGCCAGCAACGTGACGGCTTGGCAGCTAATGAAGGCCCTGAGCATTTCGCACTACGAGCACCTGGAGCGGTTCGCGTCGCTGCAAGCCTATTATACCCTGGCCGGGCGCGACCTGGAGCGCGAGCTGGGGCCCCTGCTGCTCGACCAAAAAGTGGGCCTGATGGTGTGGAGCCCCCTGGCCGGCGGCTTCCTCAGCGGCAAGTACACCCGCAAAAACCAAAAGGCTGAAGGCCGCCGGGGCGGCAATGGCTTCGACTTTCCGCCCGTCAACAAAGACCTGGCCTTCGACATCATCGACCAGCTCCAGCCCATGGCCGAGGCCAAGGGCAGCACCGTGGCCTCGCTGGCCCTGGCTTGGCTGCTGCACCAGCCCGTGGTGAGCACCGTCATCATCGGCGCCAAAAAAATGGAGCAGCTCGAAGACAACCTCAAAGCCGTGGACGTAAAATTCACGCCCGAAGAATTGCAGCAACTGGCCGAAGTGAGCAAGCTGGCCCCCGAGTATCCGGGCTGGATGGTGGACTTTACCAGCGGCGACCGCAAGGCGGAGTAG
- a CDS encoding DinB family protein, whose protein sequence is MHTSSLQQNILAELDHELAVTRKVLARVPEDQFQYQPHPKSMKLGQLASHIVNLLAFKQLFVDKDERDFLDTNAPKPGPSPTTSAELLARFDQYSASLRQALQASDDEKLTQPFQLRRGEQVLMNRPKGAALRIMGLNHSIHHRGQLTVYLRLLDIPVPGVYGPSADETGSF, encoded by the coding sequence ATGCACACTTCCTCCCTCCAGCAAAACATCCTCGCCGAGCTCGACCACGAGCTGGCCGTCACCCGCAAAGTGCTCGCGCGCGTGCCCGAGGACCAGTTCCAGTACCAGCCCCACCCCAAGTCGATGAAGCTGGGGCAGTTGGCTTCGCACATCGTCAACCTGCTGGCCTTTAAGCAGCTGTTTGTGGACAAAGACGAGCGCGATTTCCTGGATACTAACGCCCCCAAGCCGGGCCCCTCGCCCACCACCAGCGCCGAGCTGCTGGCCCGCTTTGACCAGTACAGCGCCAGCCTTCGGCAGGCCCTGCAAGCGTCAGACGACGAGAAGCTGACCCAGCCCTTTCAGCTGCGCCGCGGCGAGCAAGTGCTCATGAACCGCCCCAAGGGCGCCGCCCTGCGCATCATGGGGCTGAACCACAGCATCCACCACCGCGGCCAGCTCACGGTGTACCTGCGCTTGCTCGATATTCCGGTGCCCGGCGTGTACGGCCCCAGCGCCGACGAAACGGGCAGCTTCTGA
- a CDS encoding T9SS type A sorting domain-containing protein: MNKFYSKLLPAVALVLGNMATPALAQVPLTGFAPYTQDFNTLSTSTAEVDFVNNTTLKGVYAQAVLDGYGAYPQGGAAVPCYGNDGTQHPEANYYSFGTNGSTERAFGGIATTFYSNGYPLTGNGYVAMRFVNNTGRTIANLEVGYAMEQWYNSGKIDKAQLTFDYQVPATTFAGMMETGAWTNVPTMGVNAPSTATVVSSKNGNLAANRRVLSTTINNLNLPAGREVVLRWKYVMNQNTNGNGLSIDDVTVTPEAGDIATGPGADNVFYYDGSGTLNDLRNWASKRNQTPGSFTAANQIFYVTTTGTQVALPGNLISGTNSKLVIGDGTTTAAVSVVMTPNKGDQTSMTIDVSSNSTLEINGIEGKLPTLGKLNPTSTVYYNTTRTDIAINCPVFGNLKLNGNSVKTLARNVSVYGTLSLTGSSILQLNVYDLTVLKGGAATTDGTAYIRTNTGGALRQTVPANNTPVLFPVGQMTYNPAWLSQTTTATEDVFGIAVSDSVFTTYVTVPTSSGNNDDKGKGNDKKGKGAPLTTSTTNVTHTWYVSENDLGGSNVTMTLQSALPTTMLPSQVMVGHYHNNVWDDDKQQKGTAALVASQVYKFTRTGVTDFSPFSLNTAPAAPLPVELIAFTANRTGSAVTCNWATATELRNDHFSVERSLDGQHFYALGQVAGAGTSTLRHDYRLVDAKPASTVAYYRLSQVDTDSITSYSPVVVVQGTATAVAVTASPNPSTGPVVLTLNTASATTVTGTVVNMVGAQVLRFEQPVIAGYQAITIDLSAQPAGVYLLRVETPQGPQTLRIAKQ, from the coding sequence ATGAATAAATTCTACTCCAAGCTCCTGCCGGCCGTGGCACTGGTTCTGGGCAACATGGCTACTCCGGCGCTGGCCCAGGTGCCGCTCACCGGTTTCGCTCCTTATACGCAAGACTTCAATACCCTCTCGACATCGACGGCCGAGGTAGATTTTGTGAACAACACGACCTTAAAAGGGGTGTACGCCCAGGCTGTGCTCGACGGCTACGGCGCTTACCCGCAGGGCGGCGCGGCCGTGCCGTGCTACGGCAACGACGGCACGCAGCACCCGGAGGCGAACTACTATAGCTTTGGCACGAACGGCAGCACCGAACGGGCGTTCGGCGGCATCGCCACCACGTTCTATTCGAACGGCTACCCACTGACCGGCAACGGCTACGTGGCCATGCGCTTCGTGAACAACACGGGCCGCACCATTGCCAACCTGGAGGTGGGCTACGCCATGGAGCAGTGGTACAACTCGGGCAAGATTGACAAGGCTCAGTTGACGTTTGACTACCAGGTGCCGGCCACCACGTTTGCGGGTATGATGGAAACCGGCGCCTGGACGAACGTGCCCACCATGGGCGTCAACGCCCCCTCGACGGCCACCGTCGTGTCGAGCAAGAACGGCAACTTGGCCGCCAACCGCCGGGTGCTGAGCACCACCATCAACAACCTCAACCTGCCCGCGGGCCGGGAAGTGGTGCTGCGCTGGAAGTACGTGATGAACCAGAACACCAACGGCAACGGCCTGTCCATCGACGACGTGACCGTGACGCCCGAAGCCGGCGACATCGCAACGGGCCCTGGTGCCGACAACGTCTTTTATTACGACGGCTCCGGCACCCTTAACGACTTGAGGAACTGGGCATCCAAAAGAAATCAGACTCCAGGTTCGTTTACCGCCGCCAATCAAATCTTTTACGTTACTACTACCGGCACCCAAGTTGCCCTCCCCGGCAACCTCATCAGCGGCACCAACTCGAAACTGGTAATCGGCGATGGCACAACCACGGCAGCCGTGTCGGTGGTGATGACTCCTAATAAAGGTGATCAAACATCGATGACCATTGACGTAAGCAGCAATAGCACACTGGAAATCAACGGCATTGAAGGCAAGCTGCCCACCCTGGGCAAGCTGAATCCTACCAGCACGGTGTACTACAACACCACCCGCACGGATATCGCCATCAACTGCCCCGTGTTCGGCAACCTCAAGCTTAACGGCAACAGCGTAAAAACGCTGGCCCGCAACGTATCGGTATACGGCACTCTGAGCCTGACCGGCAGCAGCATTCTTCAACTCAATGTGTATGACCTGACGGTGTTGAAAGGCGGCGCGGCCACCACCGACGGCACCGCGTATATCCGCACCAACACTGGGGGCGCACTGCGCCAAACGGTGCCTGCTAACAACACGCCCGTTCTGTTCCCTGTCGGCCAAATGACCTACAACCCGGCCTGGCTTAGCCAAACCACCACGGCTACGGAGGATGTGTTCGGTATTGCTGTGAGCGACAGCGTGTTCACCACCTACGTTACGGTGCCTACATCTTCCGGTAACAACGACGATAAAGGCAAGGGAAACGACAAAAAAGGCAAAGGCGCACCGCTGACGACTTCGACCACCAACGTGACACACACTTGGTACGTAAGCGAAAATGACCTGGGCGGCTCCAACGTGACGATGACCCTGCAAAGCGCGCTGCCCACCACCATGTTACCTTCCCAGGTGATGGTTGGCCACTACCACAACAACGTATGGGACGACGACAAACAGCAGAAAGGCACCGCCGCACTGGTTGCCAGCCAAGTCTACAAGTTCACCCGCACCGGCGTTACCGACTTCTCGCCTTTCAGCCTGAACACCGCCCCCGCCGCCCCCCTGCCCGTTGAGCTGATTGCTTTCACCGCCAACCGCACCGGCAGCGCCGTTACCTGCAACTGGGCCACGGCAACGGAACTGCGCAACGACCATTTCTCGGTAGAGCGCAGCCTGGACGGACAGCATTTCTACGCCCTGGGCCAGGTGGCCGGCGCCGGCACCAGCACTTTGCGCCACGACTACCGCTTGGTAGATGCCAAGCCGGCCAGCACGGTGGCGTACTACCGCCTGAGCCAAGTTGATACGGACAGCATCACCTCCTATTCGCCCGTCGTGGTTGTGCAGGGTACCGCAACCGCCGTGGCCGTAACCGCCTCGCCCAACCCCAGCACCGGCCCGGTCGTGCTGACGCTCAACACCGCCAGTGCCACCACCGTCACCGGCACGGTTGTAAACATGGTCGGCGCCCAAGTGCTGCGCTTCGAGCAACCGGTGATTGCCGGCTACCAGGCCATCACGATAGACCTGAGTGCCCAGCCAGCCGGGGTGTACCTGCTCCGCGTCGAGACACCCCAGGGCCCCCAGACCTTGCGCATAGCCAAACAATAA
- a CDS encoding AMP nucleosidase: MKTKEEIVNNWLPRYTGVPLGEFGQYILLTNFSNYVYMFAEQFGVEVRGLDKPMQTATANGITIINFGMGSPMAATVMDLLSAIKPKAALFLGKCGGLKKTKLGDLVLPIAAIRGDGTSDDYLPKEIPALPSFRLQRAVSSMIKKHELDYYTGTVYTTNRRVWEHDQEFKDYLRRVRALAVDMETATIFVCGFMNDIPHGALLLVSDNPMTPEGVKTSESDSKVTTSFVKQHLAIGIESLLELKNSGESVKHMKFE, encoded by the coding sequence ATGAAAACCAAAGAAGAAATCGTAAATAACTGGCTGCCACGCTACACGGGCGTGCCGCTCGGCGAATTTGGGCAATACATCCTGCTCACCAATTTCAGCAACTACGTGTACATGTTTGCCGAGCAGTTCGGCGTGGAGGTGCGCGGCCTCGACAAGCCCATGCAGACGGCCACGGCGAACGGCATCACCATCATCAATTTCGGCATGGGCTCGCCGATGGCGGCTACGGTGATGGACCTGCTCTCGGCCATCAAGCCCAAGGCGGCACTGTTTCTGGGCAAGTGCGGGGGCCTGAAAAAGACCAAGCTCGGCGATTTAGTGCTGCCCATTGCCGCCATCCGCGGCGACGGTACGTCGGACGATTACTTGCCGAAGGAGATTCCGGCCCTGCCTTCCTTCCGCCTGCAACGCGCGGTTTCGTCGATGATTAAAAAGCACGAGCTGGACTACTACACCGGCACCGTGTACACCACCAACCGCCGGGTGTGGGAGCACGACCAGGAGTTTAAGGACTACCTGCGCCGGGTGCGGGCCCTGGCCGTGGACATGGAAACGGCCACCATTTTCGTGTGTGGCTTCATGAACGACATCCCCCACGGGGCCCTGCTGCTGGTGAGCGACAACCCGATGACGCCCGAGGGCGTGAAAACCTCGGAATCGGACTCGAAGGTGACCACCAGCTTCGTGAAGCAGCACCTGGCCATCGGCATCGAGTCGCTGCTGGAGCTGAAGAATTCGGGCGAGTCGGTGAAGCACATGAAGTTCGAGTAA
- a CDS encoding amidohydrolase: MNSLFIQLSAALLVLGALNGCQPRREAVDLLVTNATVYTVDSTFSKAQAFAVKDGKFVAVGTSADLQGRYQATQTVDAGGQFVYPGFYDAHCHFYRYALGLQAADLVGATSWAETVGRLTQHRQQQPNAAWLTGRGWDQNDWPGQRFPTKDTLDRLFPNVPVLIARVDGHAAVANQKALDLAGVTAATPISGGVIGRDARGRLTGLLVDNAVKLVAAKIPEPSPAEAARLLLQGQQNCLAVGLTSLADAGLDKANIDQMAALQRAGQLHLRLYAMLNPTPANKAYYLPRGPYFSDALTISSFKVYADGALGSRGAALLAPYTDRPEETGFLLQHPEYYRALAKELAATKFQMNTHAIGDSSNRLLLDIYGAALHGQPDRRWRIEHAQVVSPQDVAKFGQYHIVPSVQPTHATSDMYWAGQRLGPQRLKTAYIYQDLLKQYGQVALGSDFPIEDINPLYGFHAAVARQDAKNFPAGGFQMENALSRPDALRGMTTWAAHAGFEERRKGQIKPGMLADFVVLKTDLLTAPKEQLHGAKVQQTWIGGKQVYSVKN; encoded by the coding sequence ATGAATTCACTTTTTATTCAATTAAGCGCGGCCCTGCTGGTGCTGGGGGCCCTAAACGGTTGCCAGCCGCGCCGCGAGGCCGTCGATTTGCTCGTGACCAACGCCACGGTCTACACCGTTGATTCGACGTTCAGCAAGGCGCAGGCCTTCGCGGTGAAGGATGGCAAGTTTGTGGCCGTGGGCACGTCGGCCGACTTGCAGGGCCGCTACCAGGCCACGCAAACGGTGGACGCCGGCGGGCAATTCGTTTACCCCGGCTTCTACGACGCGCACTGCCACTTCTACCGCTACGCGCTGGGGCTGCAAGCGGCTGATTTGGTGGGGGCCACGTCGTGGGCCGAAACGGTGGGCCGCCTCACGCAGCACCGCCAGCAGCAGCCCAATGCGGCCTGGCTCACGGGCCGCGGCTGGGACCAGAACGACTGGCCCGGCCAGCGCTTCCCCACCAAAGACACGCTGGACCGGCTGTTTCCAAACGTGCCGGTGCTCATCGCCCGCGTGGACGGGCACGCGGCGGTGGCCAACCAAAAGGCGCTGGACTTGGCGGGCGTCACGGCGGCCACGCCCATCAGCGGCGGCGTAATTGGGCGCGATGCCCGGGGCCGCCTCACCGGCCTGCTCGTGGACAATGCCGTGAAGCTGGTGGCCGCCAAGATTCCCGAGCCGAGCCCGGCCGAGGCGGCGCGCCTGCTGCTGCAAGGCCAGCAAAACTGCCTCGCCGTGGGCCTCACCAGCCTCGCCGACGCGGGCCTCGACAAGGCCAACATCGACCAAATGGCGGCGCTGCAGCGGGCCGGCCAGCTGCACCTGCGCCTCTACGCCATGCTGAACCCCACGCCCGCCAACAAGGCGTACTACTTACCCCGGGGGCCCTATTTCAGCGACGCCTTGACCATCAGCTCCTTCAAGGTGTACGCCGATGGGGCCCTGGGCTCGCGCGGGGCCGCGCTGCTGGCCCCCTACACCGACCGGCCCGAGGAAACCGGTTTTCTGCTGCAACACCCCGAGTACTACCGGGCGTTGGCCAAGGAGCTGGCGGCCACCAAGTTCCAGATGAACACCCACGCCATCGGCGACTCCTCCAACCGGCTGCTGCTGGATATTTACGGGGCGGCGCTGCACGGCCAGCCCGACCGGCGCTGGCGCATCGAGCACGCGCAGGTGGTGAGCCCGCAGGACGTGGCCAAGTTTGGGCAGTACCACATCGTGCCCTCCGTGCAGCCCACCCACGCCACCTCCGACATGTACTGGGCCGGCCAGCGGCTGGGGCCCCAGCGCCTGAAAACGGCCTACATCTACCAAGACCTGCTGAAGCAATATGGCCAGGTGGCGCTGGGCTCCGACTTCCCCATTGAGGACATCAACCCGCTCTATGGCTTCCACGCTGCCGTGGCGCGGCAAGACGCGAAGAATTTCCCCGCCGGTGGCTTCCAGATGGAAAATGCCCTGAGCCGCCCCGATGCCCTGCGCGGCATGACCACCTGGGCCGCCCACGCCGGCTTCGAGGAGCGGCGCAAGGGCCAGATCAAGCCCGGGATGCTGGCCGATTTCGTGGTGCTGAAAACCGACTTGCTGACGGCTCCCAAAGAGCAGCTGCACGGCGCGAAGGTGCAGCAGACGTGGATTGGCGGGAAGCAGGTGTATTCGGTTAAAAACTGA
- a CDS encoding type I restriction enzyme HsdR N-terminal domain-containing protein, translating to MQVLDLPPFEAKLTQSATNQPLIWDGLRRKHVVLTPEEWVRQHVVHYLASHLGYPRGLLALERGLRYNQRQKRTDLLALGPTGQPLLLVECKAPHVAIDAAVARQAATYNQTVGAPLLLLTNGLVHYCWRVDFAARTNERLDEIPAFAAAVALAGP from the coding sequence ATGCAAGTGTTGGACCTGCCGCCTTTCGAGGCCAAACTTACGCAATCGGCCACAAACCAGCCGCTTATTTGGGACGGCCTCCGGCGCAAGCACGTGGTGCTGACGCCCGAGGAATGGGTGCGCCAGCACGTGGTGCACTACCTGGCGAGCCACCTGGGCTACCCGCGCGGCTTGCTGGCCCTCGAGCGCGGCCTGCGCTACAACCAGCGCCAGAAGCGCACCGATCTGCTGGCCCTGGGCCCCACCGGCCAGCCCCTGCTGCTGGTCGAGTGCAAGGCCCCGCACGTGGCCATCGACGCGGCCGTGGCCCGCCAGGCCGCCACCTACAACCAAACCGTGGGGGCCCCGCTGCTGCTGCTCACCAACGGCCTGGTGCACTACTGCTGGCGCGTCGATTTCGCGGCCCGCACCAACGAGCGGCTCGACGAAATTCCGGCCTTTGCGGCAGCCGTGGCGCTGGCTGGGCCGTAA